The Belonocnema kinseyi isolate 2016_QV_RU_SX_M_011 chromosome 10, B_treatae_v1, whole genome shotgun sequence genome has a window encoding:
- the LOC117181625 gene encoding mucin-17, translated as MDVSYTNVLEVSRQYFQGLPVPSTADATLTENVTTSTSTSFDNGTSTTYSSTTTPSVASTPATNNISENQRYSESKLDETGSSSSYWNPPGPNELRPVEPYPPQLTRVEVPDTRPEDSAMEPGHGSSTLTEMQPSKPRSTEQKQEPSSTVQPSEHPILSPQLHQMQPPNSHSPAPVYQQLSSVTRTPYSSAESLTSHTTYQGERASPSASIVAQRVQYYPRYHHPDIRKSAPVPFSQSSMYQPNNVPPSASPSGTVPIRPASAEQGNSVSIPPSSHHQQDQQRVPTAYSPAQSLVGGSSVYGTSPQNHHPPTYLGAQRRIGSSNLTGLGVQHSDGHSSSSSSSSVNPCSPRLGSSSTTAGSSSHIPSPYNMPAHIPSPHLPSGSSSASTSLPPHQHPSRNVPSSHTLISNTYPGRTVLTSSGNQQMGHPQSSTGYHPIPSPHELGQHTSPSPQRQSPHVSLHNPHASPHHTPSPHNNYHQPHSPPYPPPPSRSTPQSYSSVPPTSQQYQVAPRFSNPYHSTPQSSHHSFQKSPQPPHSSYYPQPGRPHYPQHIGVPAQTSLACSTPGSNGAVYQSSQVKPVTYNGADTKKGPADVTTYGSYRPPPAPIQRTANTHNLPPIASLSFPNRNSREPLAKSQAVQRQRTHSMSTVTKAPLSQTGPSMVAPRRVADYPVNHAPMSHALPINGRITTVPSSSYSRYNQQGGYPPYATTVAPSHYGSNSSSSTTVTSVSLPTRPTVPTQANHQYPTADPSRPTAPYSGVTRAPENYGFKEYYPNSSTYSSNSAAPTPAAAPAPPPPPPQSNGLPVRKRESPLDLSVKTVKTSADSTAQDDEAGNMDRHVSSSNSVSSRSSSGSRNMLPPAQPPPASLFTFDARSTNGARSSSVSSVRASTPHTVCAPKVEFYPNFNTAPMRQHTQSRENSLRRSSAQQLYAPPQQSTISLPHMSTFKKSSLPSTPLYDGKSMPQSPYHPNDPSLARTSRYPSVIDPARTTHALPHQETSDPNKYYLDSRNKFTPPANQATEKLPMKRPSEATYSGASPNKQPRVDAWRMAIDEQIQQKLSSARALLDQQKRQETNLPPPLPNGSMVAPGAYDQRTDIRYSSEPARYQAYCDKKSYQDLKVPRSSPAYMQPISKPSNVHSMPQPSGSQMSYHGYRPGQRMPYGSGVGQPGGQPSNTGADKRVLSLLRNSLENKQQREEQMNSQQPILVNHSQQSFQNKVVTPVEPKTNIGRHNLSPFTAASLLERNSNTPPHYKFHVPKAVDSITQDGPRGMYGSRMNISATLPGKESLLNPRGMDNQMLREKDDGLAAKFRTKGELKQVGTGQFASKPPALLAQETTAISKDLEGAASTSTPQTPGSSAGSPPKLTREKLAGLPPRRRLFSRTDEENMPTSATVPAPAIASTVSPRASGLRSSSETSVFDFRESDSEGEMPVLERQTLEEMRRDRKQLSKVQPPVPLNDAMCMGMTSSADLVKIELKENDKITEMDPFWAATCDKFMEQLRNGDSVKKRGRKKKTETPVLKVEDNLEPGVGETESETLQPVIRPEDIKKEIPDVEPVIKEAPLKKEETSKEVSPAEVKTELKAEVLVKEEEKETKDEKEAKEDKEPKDDKVKVKSKEKTKGKNSADDSDELPLIKRAKKKKSKKDDSDGEEEIVSSKTRVRRGSRIKLESSSGSESSSEESDASTEFGQGSSVADRLRARKRTGKEKVDSEGMKLRSRGNTPHKGKQQDKETKSLKGTPNKSKPKPLFGDGSDFRPGWEEEVYVYKKSLRMPSRLITVSKPARFHRLSTSLPDLDPGSPALSVSMDSADVCLSRKRADSDAESNSSFSIAGLGTKIEDEEATSSTTVSCPTKLTRYSRSENNSIVDVLAQKVGTSKKDARKTKDKVDKSPAKFLRRSNNEPELLPTPSLTPLVSEEPKVKGKTPVKNSKSSSKLVKVSDSLLGYFRKETINNFRDTFKNNHALPNAFSTAVLKSRTRTETRVLKKQATIREVFGEDRPASAPPMRNHGDTSQDDDSQNESQVGVVERSRTLKRKVVSRWRNAGLLRSNKAIINSKRHLLTAKRRKDLMKSIAHNKLKHPKEIKKEIEDEDDEEDEDEEAQVAEVNEPEVDNNDDAELPSKKKFRTGRRKFRSGFDYLRKKKKPLKKDEALPKERKRQAVPKPSPECEADIQTEIRTWVIKKGVGETILHRAARLGYTDVAAYCLEKLNNVPSPKDNAGYTPLHEACAKGHLEIAKLLLAYGANVSESANGGIRPLHEAAESGAAELVRLLLSYGADPLLATYAGHTPLMLAVETEAYTILEQHLADIQGRACQPWYFGGPASIFDPEESGYNPLEDPPAESPKVEMEEIEMEVSDVNLPVLFTLTNDPDKWILLQDLMTALKMKSRDALLRQVNPKAPTGPPAIAHRDVLKELKLADFLDQSRCCHLLSAGEKINVRGSKVSLIKYNDKVKSLLNVERVLIDMR; from the exons ATGGATGTGAGCTACACGAACGTGTTGGAGGTCTCTCGCCAGTACTTCCAGGGACTGCCCGTACCGAGTACGGCAGATGCTACCTTGACGGAGAATGTTACAACCTCGACATCAACGTCCTTCGACAATGGAACGTCAACAACATACTCATCCACCACGACGCCTTCGGTGGCATCGACACCCGCGACTAACAATATCAGTGAAAATCAGAGATACTCGGAATCAAAACTTGATGAGACAGGGTCGTCTAGTTCCTATTGGAATCCACCCGGTCCGAATGAGTTGCGACCAGTCGAACCTTATCCTCCTCAGCTCACCAGAGTTGAAGTACCAGATACCAGGCCTGAAGATTCTGCCATGGAGCCAGGACACGGGTCCTCCACTTTAACCGAAATGCAACCGTCAAAACCACGATCGACGGAGCAGAAGCAAGAACCTTCGTCGACGGTTCAACCTAGTGAACACCCTATACTCTCACCACAGTTGCATCAAATGCAGCCGCCAAATTCACATTCTCCAGCGCCTGTCTATCAACAGTTGAGTAGTGTCACCAGGACACCATATTCTTCTGCCGAGTCGCTTACATCGCATACAACTTATCAGGGAGAAAGAGCATCGCCAAGTGCATCTATCGTGGCCCAAAGGGTTCAGTACTATCCGCGGTACCATCACCCAGATATTAGGAAAAGCGCACCTGTGCCCTTTTCCCAGAGCTCAATGTACCAGCCCAACAACGTCCCGCCATCAGCCTCGCCGTCAGGCACTGTACCGATAAGACCTGCTTCCGCCGAACAAGGAAACTCCGTCTCGATTCCACCCTCGAGTCATCATCAACAAGATCAGCAACGAGTTCCTACAGCCTATTCGCCAGCGCAGAGCCTTGTAGGAGGATCATCTGTTTACGGAACATCACCGCAGAATCATCATCCCCCCACCTACCTCGGCGCTCAGCGTCGAATCGGATCATCCAATCTTACTGGCTTAGGAGTCCAGCATTCCGACGGACATTCCTCCTCTTCGTCCAGCTCGTCCGTAAATCCATGCAGTCCACGACTTGGCTCTAGTAGTACCACTGCTGGTAGTTCAAGTCACATTCCTTCGCCATACAATATGCCGGCGCACATTCCGTCACCGCATCTACCATCAGGCTCATCATCAGCTTCGACGTCACTGCCTCCTCATCAACATCCTAGTCGAAACGTGCCTAGTTCGCACACACTTATCTCTAATACGTATCCGGGCCGAACGGTGCTCACCTCATCGGGGAATCAACAGATGGGTCATCCGCAAAGTTCGACGGGATATCATCCAATTCCCTCACCACACGAACTCGGCCAACATACATCACCGTCGCCTCAGAGACAGTCACCACATGTTTCTCTGCATAATCCTCACGCATCTCCTCATCATACTCCCTCGCCACACAATAATTACCATCAACCTCATTCGCCGCCCTACCCACCACCTCCATCAAGATCGACACCTCAGTCCTACAGCAGTGTTCCTCCTACTTCGCAACAGTATCAAGTCGCACCCAGATTCTCGAACCCTTACCACTCAACGCCTCAGTCTTCGCACCATTCCTTTCAGAAGAGTCCCCAACCGCCGCACTCGAGTTATTATCCGCAGCCTGGAAGACCTCACTACCCGCAACACATAGGAGTTCCTGCACAAACCTCGCTCGCTTGTTCAACACCAGGAAGCAATGGAGCAGTCTACCAGAGTTCGCAAGTCAAACCTGTCACCTACAATGGAGCTGACACCAAGAAAGGCCCAGCTGATGTGACAACCTACGGTTCCTACCGCCCGCCTCCGGCTCCTATTCAACGAACTGCAAATACGCACAACCTGCCGCCTATTGCATCTCTCTCCTTTCCGAATAGAAACTCTAGGGAACCACTTGCGAAATCTCAAGCGGTTCAGCGACAACGAACGCATTCCATGAGCACCGTTACCAAGGCTCCCTTGTCACAAACTGGACCATCGATGGTAGCTCCTCGTAGAGTTGCCGACTATCCTGTTAATCATGCGCCGATGAGTCATGCACTACCGATCAACGGAAGGATAACGACTGTACCGAGTTCCTCCTACAGCAGGTACAATCAACAAGGAGGATATCCACCTTATGCAACGACTGTCGCACCAAGCCATTACGGCAGCAACTCTTCCAGTAGCACAACAGTCACGTCGGTCAGTCTTCCTACCAGACCCACCGTTCCAACTCAAGCTAACCATCAGTATCCGACAGCTGATCCGAGTCGACCCACAGCGCCTTACTCCGGCGTTACTCGAGCGCCGGAGAATTACGGTTTCAAAGAATACTATCCAAATTCTTCGACTTACTCAAGTAATTCTGCTGCTCCTACGCCAGCAGCAGCACCAGCACCACCACCTCCACCACCACAGAGCAATGGTCTGCCCGTCAGAAAAAGAGAATCTCCTCTCGATTTGTCTGTGAAAACTGTCAAAACATCTGCAGATTCCACCGCTCAAGATGACGAAGCTGGCAATATGGATAGACATGTCAGTAGTAGCAACTCTGTCTCTTCCAGGAGTAGCAGTGGGAGCAGGAATATGCTCCCTCCTGCACAACCACCACCTGCTAGCTTATTCACATTTGACGCAAGGAGTACCAATGGAGCGAGAAGCTCCAGTGTAAGTAGCGTCAGGGCCTCGACGCCTCACACAGTTTGTGCGCCGAAAGTAGAATTCTATCCAAATTTCAATACAGCACCCATGCGGCAACACACCCAGAGTCGTGAGAACTCATTAAGAAGAAGTTCGGCACAGCAGCTCTATGCGCCACCCCAGCAAAGTACAATTTCTTTGCCACATATGTCCACTTTCAAGAAGAGCTCATTGCCCTCGACACCTCTTTATGATGGCAAGTCCATGCCTCAGTCTCCTTACCATCCAAACGATCCTTCCTTGGCGAGAACATCGAGATATCCATCTGTAATTGACCCAGCCAGAACTACACATGCACTGCCTCATCAAGAGACTTCCGACCCAAACAAGTATTATCTCGACAGTAGAAACAAGTTCACTCCGCCCGCGAATCAAGCAACAGAGAAACTTCCAATGAAAAGACCGTCGGAAGCAACTTACAGCGGCGCTTCTCCTAACAAACAGCCTAGAGTGGACGCGTGGCGCATGGCTATAGATGAACAGATTCAGCAGAAACTCTCATCTGCGCGTGCACTTCTTGACCAACAGAAGAGACAGGAAACGAATCTACCACCTCCTTTGCCTAACGGTTCGATGGTTGCGCCTGGTGCTTACGACCAGAGGACCGATATACGTTACTCGTCAGAACCGGCGAGATATCAAGCATACTGTGATAAAAAAAGCTACCAGGATCTAAAAGTCCCACGTAGTTCGCCCGCCTACATGCAACCGATCTCGAAGCCATCAAATGTCCACTCCATGCCTCAACCGTCCGGAAGCCAAATGAGCTACCACGGTTATCGGCCTGGACAAAGGATGCCTTATGGTAGTGGCGTCGGTCAACCTGGAGGTCAACCGAGCAATACTGGTGCTGATAAGAGGGTGCTTAGTCTCCTCAGGAATAGCCTCGAGAACAAACAACAACGGGAAGAGCAGATGAACAGTCAGCAACCCATTCTTGTCAATCATAGTCAACAGAGCTTCCAGAATAAGGTCGTTACACCAGTCGAGCCAAAAACGAACATCGGGAGACATAACCTCTCGCCGTTCACGGCAGCAAGTCTCTTGGAGCGTAACAGCAATACACCTCCCCATTATAAGTTCCACGTGCCAAAAGCTGTGGATTCGATCACTCAGGATGGCCCTCGCGGCATGTACGGATCGAGGATGAATATATCAGCGACACTACCTGGAAAGGAGTCTCTATTAAATCCGCGTGGAATGGATAATCAGATGCTTCGGGAGAAGGATGATGGGTTGGCTGCCAAGTTCAGGACCAAGGGCGAATTGAAGCAGGTTGGAACGGGACAGTTTGCCTCGAAACCACCAGCGTTGTTGGCGCAAGAAACAACAGCGATTTCTAAAG ATCTCGAAGGTGCAGCTTCGACATCGACACCTCAAACCCCAGGTTCTTCCGCAGGCAGTCCTCCAAAACTGACTCGTGAAAAATTGGCTGGTTTACCTCCGAGAAGAAGACTCTTCTCGAGAACGGATGAGGAAAATATGCCTACATCTGCTACCGTACCTGCACCTGCCATAGCTTCGACGGTGTCTCCTAGAGCTAGTGGACTCAGAAGCTCTTCTGAGACTTCAGTATTTGACTTCAGGGAGAGCGATTCCGAGGGCGAAATGCCTGTTTTGGAAAGACAAACCCTGGAGGAGATGAGGAGGGACCGAAAGCAGCTGTCGAAAGTACAGCCACCTGTACCGCTGAACGATGCCATGTGCATGGGAATGACGTCTTCAGCGGATCTTGTCAAGATCGAACTGAAG GAAAATGACAAAATTACTGAAATGGATCCATTTTGGGCAGCCACATGTGATAAGTTTATGGAACAATTACGCAATGGAGACTCGGTAAAGAAGCGAGGTCGTAAGAAGAAGACTGAAACTCCCGTATTAAAGGTCGAAGATAATCTAGAACCTGGTGTCGGGGAAACTGAGTCTGAGACACTGCAGCCTGTAATAAGGCCTGAAGACATCAAGAAGGAAATTCCAGATGTAGAACCTGTCATCAAGGAAGCCCCATTAAAGAAGGAAGAGACTAGCAAAGAAGTTTCTCCCGCAGAAGTCAAGACTGAGTTGAAAGCCGAGGTTCTAGTGAAAGAAGAGGAGAAGGAAACTAAAGATGAGAAAGAAGCAAAAGAAGATAAGGAACCTAAAGACGACAAAGTGAAGGTCAAAAGCAAAGAGAAAACTAAAGGAAAGAACTCGGCTGATGACTCGGATGAATTGCCTCTGATAAAAagagcaaaaaagaagaaatcgaAAAAGGACGACAGCGATGGCGAAGAGGAAATTGTCTCTAGTAAAACTAGAGTCCGTCGAGGAAGTAGAATCAAGTTAGAATCTTCGAGCGGTAGTGAGTCCTCAAGTGAAGAGAGTGATGCTAGTACCGAATTCGGGCAAGGTTCGTCAGTCGCGGATAGATTGCGCGCTAGAAAACGAACCGGGAAGGAAAAGGTGGACAGCGAGGGTATGAAACTTCGCTCGAGAGGAAACACACCTCACAAAGGAAAGCAACAAGACAAGGAGACGAAATCTCTGAAAGGAACGCCCAATAAGTCGAAGCCTAAACCACTTTTCGGAGATGGGAGTGATTTCAGACCGGGTTGGGAGGAAGAGGTCTACGTTTATAAAAAGTCCCTGAGAATGCCCTCGCGATTAATAACCGTCTCGAAGCCCGCAAGATTCCACCGGTTATCAACATCTCTTCCCGACTTGGATCCAGGCTCGCCCGCGCTCTCTGTTTCGATGGACAGTGCTGACGTCTGTCTGAGTCGGAAGAGAGCAGACAGCGATGCGGAATCCAACTCCAGTTTCAGCATAGCGGGACTCGGAACTAAAATCGAAGATGAAGAAGCCACATCATCAACGACAGTCTCTTGTCCCACGAAACTCACAAGATACTCGAGATCGGAAAATAACTCGATTGTCGACGTTCTGGCTCAGAAGGTGGGCACCAGTAAAAAGGATGCGAGGAAAACGAAGGACAAAGTTGACAAGAGTCCGGCCAAGTTTCTTCGAAGAAGTAACAACGAGCCCGAATTACTTCCGACTCCGAGTCTCACGCCTTTGGTGTCTGAGGAGCCAAAGGTCAAGGGAAAGACGCCCGTGAAGAACAGCAAGTCTTCGTCGAAACTGGTGAAGGTTTCGGACAGTCTTCTTGGCTATTTCCGAAAAGAGACGATAAACAACTTCCGCGACACTTTCAAAAATAATCATGCGCTGCCCAATGCTTTCTCGACTGCAGTGCTGAAGAGCAGAACAAGAACGGAGACGCGAGTGTTGAAGAAACAGGCGACGATTCGCGAAGTGTTTGGCGAAGATAGGCCAGCTTCGGCTCCACCGATGAGAAATCACGGAGACACTTCGCAGGATGATGACTCGCAGAATGAGTCCCAGGTTGGTGTGGTCGAGAGATCGCGGACCCTGAAGCGGAAAGTCGTGTCTCGATGGAGAAATGCCGGACTCCTTCGTAGCAACAAGGCGATAATTAACTCGAAAAGACACCTGCTCACAGCGAAAAGACGGAAAGATTTGATGAAATCGATAGCTCATAATAAGTTGAAGCATCCGAAGGAGATAAAGAAGGAAATTGAGGATGAGGACGATGAGGAGGACGAGGACGAGGAGGCTCAGGTAGCTGAGGTGAATGAGCCGGAAGTAGATAATAATGACGATGCAGAATTGCCTAGCAAAAAGAAGTTTAGAACTGGTCGGCGGAAATTCCGCTCTGGATTCGATTATTTGAGGAAGAAGAAGAAGCCTTTGAAGAAGGACGAGGCTCTGCCGAAGGAGCGAAAGAGg CAAGCGGTGCCGAAGCCAAGCCCAGAGTGCGAGGCTGATATTCAAACGGAGATCAGAACCTGGGTGATCAAGAAGGGAGTGGGGGAGACGATTTTACATCGGGCAGCTAGATTGGGTTACACG GATGTGGCTGCCTACTGTTTGGAAAAGCTCAACAATGTTCCAAGTCCGAAAGACAATGCAGGGTACACTCCACTTCACGAGGCGTGTGCGAAAGGTCACCTTGAAATTGCCAAACTTCTTCTCGCGTATGGAGCAAATGTCAGTGAGAGTGCCAATGGAGGAATAAG gCCTCTTCACGAAGCTGCAGAAAGCGGAGCCGCTGAACTGGTGCGACTGTTACTGTCATACGGGGCCGATCCTTTATTGGCTACTTATGCTGGACACACTCCACTGATGCTGGCTGTTGAAACCGAAGCTTACACGATTCTCGAACAGCACTTAGCTGACATCCAAGGTCGTGCATGTCAGCCCTGGTATTTCGGCGGACCAGCATCAATTTTCG